AAGGTATTTTACGGTAATTATCATTTTAGTGGTGACAAAAATAGTTCTCAAATTCACTTCGGGGTAATAAAAGACTGATTAAGCTATTCAATTGATTTGCATCAATCTTTTGCTGATTCGAAGTTGCGCCAGATCAATATCATCAGCAATCATTTCTATAAGCTATGGGTATTGAACTTTTACACATTTAGCTTGGAGAAATACATGAACAGAAAAACCTTATTATTAGCAAGCGCCTTAGCAGCTTCTGCTCCCATCGCCAGCGCATACAACACTGGCGACATTGTGGTTAGGGCCGGTCTAACCACTGTTGCACCGGATGAGTCTAGCTCCAATGTATATGTCGCCAACAGTGATTTAGGTGTAGGAGTAGGGGTCGACAATGATACCCAATTGGGATTGAATATCGCTTACTTTTTAAGCCCTAATTGGGCACTTGAATTACTTGCTGCAACACCCTTCGAGCATGACATTACCCTAGATACAGTAGGATCCTTAGGTAGTAGTAAGCATTTACCTCCAACACTTTCCGCCAACTACCACTTTGGGTCTGCAATGGATAGCTTCCAACCCTATGTCGGCTTAGGCATAAATTATACGGTGTTCTTTGATGAGGAATTTACCGGAGCAAACAGACAGGCTGGTTTCAGTCAGTTGAAATTAGATAACTCCTTCGGCTTGTCTGCCCAAGCGGGCTTTGATTATATATTAAATGACAATTGGCTAGTAAATGCATCGGTGCGATATATCGACATAAATACACAGGCAACTTTCGACTTGAACGGAAGCAAAGGCAGTGTAGATGTTGATATTGATCCCTTTGTATATTCATTAACCGTTGGCTATAAGTTTTAATCTGCTAATAATTAAAATGTCAGGCGCTGCGGCGCCTTTTTCTATTTTAGCCGCCAAGCGCTATTTAACCTATACTCTTGTTATATTTAGCCATTTTATATTGAAGGCTAAGTTCATTCCGTGTATTTACCCCAAATACTACGAACAGATCTAATAATTAGCCATCAGAATTGGAATACCATAATGATATATGCCTTAAACCTGTATGACATTGTCGAGGGTGAAGAAGATACATATCGGCAATATGTCAAACTTGCCACCCAACAACTTATTGATCTTGATGCTAGGCCGGTATGCTCTGGTACCAATCCAGTCCGCAGTATTAAGGGGAATTCACGGCAACATATGTTGGTGATGGAATTTGCCAACCAACGGGAATTTGACCGCTTTATGTCACGCTTAAAAGATCAAAAATTACATATGCTGCGCGATACGTCCACTGAAAACCATATATGGACCTTATACGAAAACTGGAACTTAAAACATTGGGTCAATAAAACCCGTGCTAATTAAGGAAGCCTTAAGGTAAACAAGGTTATATTAGATGCAATTTAATAATATAATCTGTTTATCGTCACCAGGGGTTAGCAACATCATGAAAATACTATTAGTTGAAGACGATTTAGCCCTATCCGAAGCGCTGAGTAAGTCTTTGCGCCAGCAAAACTATGCGGTAAATTGCGTCCACAATGGTAAAGATGCTTTGCTAGCACTGGCTGACAATGAAAGTAACTTATTGGTGCTCGATTTGGGGCTACCCGATATGGATGGATTGAAGTTACTGGACACCATTCGCCGTAACAAAAATACCATACCCACTTTAATCTTAACCGCCAGAGACACTTTACTAGACAAGATAGAAGGGTTGGATAAAGGCGCCGACGATTATTTAGCTAAACCTTTTGATATGGACGAACTATTAGCTCGATTACGAGTAATGGAACGTCGTTTAGGCACCTCACAACAATCCGTCATTGAATGCGGCCCAGTGCGATTAGATGCGACAAATCATCTGTTATTAATCGATGGAGAGTCTGTAGAAACCTCCAGACGAGAATTTACCCTGTTAAAATCACTGATGGAAAACGTGGGTCGAATCCAATCTAAACATCAACTTGAGAGCAAGCTGTATGAATGGGGTGATGAAGTTGCGAGTAACACTATAGAAGTCCATATCCATAACTTACGCAAAAAACTACCGGCGGATTTCATCAAAACAGTACGGGGCGTTGGCTATAGCGTAAATCAACGGGCCTATACCGCTTAATGAGCTCTATTCGTCAATATCTTACCTTGCTGCTGATTTCAGCCATCGCGCTTATCAGCTTTATTGCCGCGTTGCAGGGTTATCGTTCAGGCATGGAAATGTCCTCACGTTTATTCGATGCCGAACTCAGAACCATTGCAAAAAGTATGTCTTCCTTGCCCAATACCGAACAACAGACAATTTTGGCGAGTAACGAGGATTTGGCTATTCAGCACTGGAATAATGACACTCTTCTGGTGCGCACCAGCAATGCCCCGCAGCAACCAATCAGTGGTTTTTCCCAAGGTTATTCTGATCAGAATTTCAATGCTCAACGTTGGCGGGTGTATGCTTCTTTCGATGATGTAACCAGTAAATGGGTATTCGTTGCTCAGCCGTTGAAAACTCGCTTTGAATTAACTGAAGAGATGATGTTTGCAGCGATGACTCCCCTGTTAGTGAGCATTCCATTTTTAGCCTTGGCCATATTTGCCTTGGTAACCTATGGCCTTGCTCCTCTTCGAGAGCTAACCAAACAGTTGTCGCGACGCCCAGACAATGATTTCAGCACTATCATATTGTCTCGTACTCCGAAGGAATTGGCACCAGCGGTTTTCACCCTAAATACGCTTTTACACCGTTTGAATGCTGCATTTGCCAGAGAAAAACAATTTGCCAGTCATGCCGCCCATGAATTACGCACACCTTTGAGTGTACTAAAGATCAATCTGCATAATTTGCAGCAGGCTTGCTTAGATCATCATGATGACATTACTCAACTACAAGCAGATACAGATAGAATGATCCACGTGGTTAATCAGATACTGTTGCTCAGTCGGACCAATCCAGAACTAACCAAAACAGATTTTGAGATCTGCAATCCTTATAACGTCGCGCAAAAAGTGATTTCTGATATTTATCCTAATATTGACAGAAAAAACCAAGTGATTGAACTGAATGGGGGAGCTGATAACTTCCAAAGCAGTGAGTTTGCACTTTATACTTTATTGCAAAACCTAATCGCGAATGCCAATAAATATGCACCTGAGAATGGTGCAATTCACTGCAAAATCCAGCTCATCGATGGAGCTTTAATGATAGACGTGGAAGATTCAGGGCCTGGTATGCCAGAAGATGAACGGGCCCTTGCCACAGAGCGTTTTTTTCGCGGTAAAATTCACAACAAAAGTAAGATAGAAGGTAGCGGGCTAGGCTTATCCATAGTGGAACAAGTTGTTAGAATGCATACAGGACGTTTGAGCTTGGGCACTTCTGAACTTGGCGGCTTGCATGTATCCGTGGTGTTGAATCCGCTATGACTCGACTAATCACTAACCTCCCAGCGCTAGTCGCCGTGCAAGCGACTTTATTCCTGGTTATAGGATTACTGCCTTTTACCAGTTACGCGATGAAAGAAGTTGAAGTCTACATTAAAGACCATCTTTTTTATCCCGCAGAAATACAAATTCCTGCACATCAAAAAGTTAAAGTAACTTTTATAAATCAGGATGCTACACCAGAAGAAATTGATAGTTTTGACCTAAACCGTGAAAAAGTAATATTTGGTAACAGTCGCGCGAGCATCTTTGTTGGACCATTGAAGGCCGGACGCTACCGCTTTTTCGGCGAGTATCACCCAAACAGCGCGGTCGGTTTCGTGCAGGTTGTGGAGAACTTAGATGCTGAGTAATGCTGTGGTGTTGTTTTTAAGAGATGCGTTGCCCATTTTCTGGTCATTGGCACTTTTAGTGGTGCTAATTGCTAAATGGCCTAAGTGGCTGGTACCAGGCTCCATTGTTGGCCTAATTTTAAGTTTCTTAGTGTTTCAAGAGATTGGCACTGTCTCCTCTTGGTTCGACGGAAATGGCTACGAATTTTTCCAAATCAGTTTGCATATATTGAGTTACCTTATATTTGCTGGCATTTATTGCTTCGTTAATACCACGCAAAACAAGACTAGCTTACTGTTAATGGCTGCAGCGGTATCCACCTGTATAATTGTATTGAACACTACAAATGCGATGGTATTTTTCTCTAGTTTCTGGAGACTAGATGGCAATAATTCCTCCTTGTTTATCGGCCTTGCATTGGGTGTAGGTATTTGTACCAGTATCGCTACCTTGTTAGTACTTTTACTCAAGCCACTCACCAGCTTCACTGTTAGCAAAGGACTTTTATTGTTATTTGTTAGCGGTCAGGTGGCCCATATAGCCAATTTGCTGCAACAAATTAATTGGATCACCTCAGAACAACTTTGGAATAGTAGCCAGATAATATCGGATGAAAATGAAGTGGGAGAGTTTTTAGCAACCTTATTCGGCTATGAATCATCTCCAACCAGTGCTTATTTATCTATCTATCTGATTGCTTTGATTGCGCCCTTAATTGTTAGCCTTTTGCTAAATCGAACAACACACACTAATTTGGAACCTAGGTTATGAGGCTTAAATTCTTTTTTTGCACTATTTTATGGATGCTGCCGATGCTGCAATCATTTGCAAATGAAGGCGCGGTAGATAAGGTCTACCATCCTTATGTGTTGCCCAATGAACGGGAAGTGGAATGGCGCTTTGCTTCCCGTCAAAATGATGAAGGCAATTTACTCACCCAACGAATCGCATTTGGTCATGCTATTTCTGAAGGTGTAACCGTGGAAGCCTACTTTATCGGCGCAAGAGATAGCAACGACGATTTTGGCCTGCAAGGCTATGAACTAGAAGCCCGCTGGATGATCACCGAACAAGGTCAATATTGGGCGGATTGGGGAGCATTGTTTGAAATTGACAAACAACACAACGCCGATATTTGGGAAGCAACTTCGGGCTTGTTACTGGAAAAAGAGTTTGGTCAGTCTAGTTTAACCACTAACTTTCTGCTCACTTATGTATATGGCAATGATGTGCGCAACGAATTTGAAAGCCAATTCCGCCTGAAGTATCGCTACCGCTGGCAACCTTGGCTGCAACCCGCCGTTGAAGTTTACACCGGTGAAGATTTCATTGGCGTTGGTCCTGCATTCATGGGGATACATAGGTATCAGGGACAAAAGCAGCTAAAATGGGAGTTAGGTTTTATTGTTGGCCTGAATGGCCATAGCAAAGATCATACGTTGCGCTTTGCCTTAGAATACGAATTCTAGCCCAGTATCTATTCTGCTGTTTATTCATTCAATTCCGCTCTTTTAAGGTTCACTTAAGTTTCGCGATTTATGCTTTACAAAATAGTCTGAATTGCGAGTGGTATGAAGTCTTTAATTTTATGTGTTTTCTGTCTGTTCTTCAGTGGCTTGAGCACTGCTTTGCCGGCCCCTGAATTCTCTGTGGGCGATAAACAATTGAGTGATTTAAAAGGACAGGTTATTTATCTGGATTTTTGGGCCTCATGGTGTAAACCCTGCAGGAAGTCTTTTCCTTGGATGAATCGGATGACCGAAAAATACGGCACTGAAGGTCTTAAGGTCATTGCGGTCAACTTAGACAGTGATGCGACTTTAGCAAATCAATTTCTAGCCAAAATCCCCGCGCAGTTCCAAATCGTCTATAACCCAGACGGAAGTATTGCAAAGCAATATCAACTTCCCGGCATGCCATCTAGTTACATCATTGATAAGAGTGGCGAAATACGCGTTGCTCACAAAGGTTTCCATTTGGATAAAACCCAACAATATGAAAGTGAACTCGTTTCGCTGTTAAAAGAATAGGAGAACTAACAGATGAATTGCAAAATGAAAAATATATTGGTCACCCTTACGGTAGTGCAATTAGCCGGATGCGCTTCATTGGGTGTTGAACCTTGGGAGCGAGATTTGCTGGCACAAGAATCTATGGCGTTGGATTCAGAAGGCGTTGACATAGGTTTAGATGACCACATCTATTTTAGTAAAGAAGCCACCAGTGGCGGGCGTTCATTTGCCGGTGGAGGTTGCGGATGCAATTAACACCTAAAACAAATGTAACCGCCTTGCTGGCAGCTGCATCTTGCGCCCTGTTAGG
Above is a window of Aliiglaciecola sp. LCG003 DNA encoding:
- a CDS encoding OmpW family outer membrane protein, whose protein sequence is MNRKTLLLASALAASAPIASAYNTGDIVVRAGLTTVAPDESSSNVYVANSDLGVGVGVDNDTQLGLNIAYFLSPNWALELLAATPFEHDITLDTVGSLGSSKHLPPTLSANYHFGSAMDSFQPYVGLGINYTVFFDEEFTGANRQAGFSQLKLDNSFGLSAQAGFDYILNDNWLVNASVRYIDINTQATFDLNGSKGSVDVDIDPFVYSLTVGYKF
- a CDS encoding response regulator; amino-acid sequence: MKILLVEDDLALSEALSKSLRQQNYAVNCVHNGKDALLALADNESNLLVLDLGLPDMDGLKLLDTIRRNKNTIPTLILTARDTLLDKIEGLDKGADDYLAKPFDMDELLARLRVMERRLGTSQQSVIECGPVRLDATNHLLLIDGESVETSRREFTLLKSLMENVGRIQSKHQLESKLYEWGDEVASNTIEVHIHNLRKKLPADFIKTVRGVGYSVNQRAYTA
- a CDS encoding ATP-binding protein, which translates into the protein MSSIRQYLTLLLISAIALISFIAALQGYRSGMEMSSRLFDAELRTIAKSMSSLPNTEQQTILASNEDLAIQHWNNDTLLVRTSNAPQQPISGFSQGYSDQNFNAQRWRVYASFDDVTSKWVFVAQPLKTRFELTEEMMFAAMTPLLVSIPFLALAIFALVTYGLAPLRELTKQLSRRPDNDFSTIILSRTPKELAPAVFTLNTLLHRLNAAFAREKQFASHAAHELRTPLSVLKINLHNLQQACLDHHDDITQLQADTDRMIHVVNQILLLSRTNPELTKTDFEICNPYNVAQKVISDIYPNIDRKNQVIELNGGADNFQSSEFALYTLLQNLIANANKYAPENGAIHCKIQLIDGALMIDVEDSGPGMPEDERALATERFFRGKIHNKSKIEGSGLGLSIVEQVVRMHTGRLSLGTSELGGLHVSVVLNPL
- a CDS encoding cupredoxin domain-containing protein; the protein is MKEVEVYIKDHLFYPAEIQIPAHQKVKVTFINQDATPEEIDSFDLNREKVIFGNSRASIFVGPLKAGRYRFFGEYHPNSAVGFVQVVENLDAE
- a CDS encoding TlpA disulfide reductase family protein, with the protein product MKSLILCVFCLFFSGLSTALPAPEFSVGDKQLSDLKGQVIYLDFWASWCKPCRKSFPWMNRMTEKYGTEGLKVIAVNLDSDATLANQFLAKIPAQFQIVYNPDGSIAKQYQLPGMPSSYIIDKSGEIRVAHKGFHLDKTQQYESELVSLLKE
- a CDS encoding DUF4266 domain-containing protein, whose protein sequence is MNCKMKNILVTLTVVQLAGCASLGVEPWERDLLAQESMALDSEGVDIGLDDHIYFSKEATSGGRSFAGGGCGCN